The following DNA comes from Macadamia integrifolia cultivar HAES 741 unplaced genomic scaffold, SCU_Mint_v3 scaffold1834, whole genome shotgun sequence.
ACACTGGTTAGTTGCAAAGGCTTCTTTATTAAGCCCCCATCATGTGGCAGTGTTTATGAAACTTGTGGAGAAAAATGAGTTGGCTTCCAACCTGCGTTCGTTTTGTAAGCAAGCTAATATTGATTGTTCTACAAATGCACTGGTGAAGAAGACAACGGGCTGCACATCCCTCCCACCAGTAGCCTTATGGAATGAAGCCAAAGTGAAATATGATTTTCCGAATGAAACACCCCAGTCAATTGCCAGCCAAGGGGGATTGCCATATTTCCGGAAGTCGATGGTCAAAGAGGGAAGTGTCATGCCTATCCCTGATCTAAGGGATCCAATGTCATATAAATCATTCTTGCTGCGATCTATAGCATcaaaaatgccattttctgTTGCCCATATTGAGGAATGGAAGAAGCTTTTTGGTGTGGAAGATGAATCAAACATGGATGAATATATACAAGACACCCTTGAAATATGTGAGAAGAGCCCCATTCAAGGTGAGAAGAGAACTTGTGCAACTTCCGCCGAGGATCTTATTGATTTTGTCGTCAAAGAATTAGGGCACTATGCTCATTTATGGAGTACTGAAAGTGTGGAAGGATCTtatgagaatgtcacaattggaGTTGTGAAACTCATATATGGAAATCTTTCTGAATCACCAGCCTTATGTCATAGCCAGTCATTCATATTTCAAGTCTATTATTGCCATGTCATACAGAAAGTAAGAGTATATGCAGTTGATATACATGCTCGGAAGACAGTGAATCGTGCGATCATGGCATGTCACTATGACACATCAACTTGGAATCCAAATCATCTTGCTTTTAAGTTACTGGGTCTTGGCtcaggccaaattgaaatctgtcaTTGGATAAATGAGAATGGAATAGTCTGGACAAAGACTTAAGGTTCAGCAGCAATTGAAGATTTGATTATCTTCTAGTTCTCTTGTTTATGTTACTATCCATATCACTTTAGGCTATTTGAAGGATAAATAATGACTTATTTTGGCTTGCTTATTATTCCTTTTGAGTTTCAATATTGACAATAAcctgaaatcaaaagaaaactaaGTCCAATGTGCCCTGTTTCACCATACCAATACATGACCAATTCTACAGTATAAAGGAAGCCTGAAATTTGCGGATCAAAATTATACACCAAGACAGGGTATCCTTTACATAGAGACCACTAAACTCAGTTGCATGACCAGAATTCCAGAAAGATCTGAAGGTTTGGTCTAGGATCAACAAGGGATGTGACTGGGAAAGTATGGTTAGAACACCTCGACGAAGAGGCATAACATATGCTATGgggttttgatttcatttgaCAATGATGAGTTGTATGATTCATTTCGCGgtgatgaattttattttcagttatatCTTGATGTATGTAGGTTTGGTTATTGGcctgttttaccaaaaaaggaaaaatgttattggtctttctttttttggttttttgtagAGGTGTTTCTTAAGTTGAAGAGTCACCACTCCTATCCATTGCCACAGTTTACTGTAACTGATCTAAAATGGAATTTAGATGGAAGCTGTCTTCTCCTTAAGGACCGGGACATGTTCTGCTGTGCTGCATTGCCCATGTTGCCAGACTCGAGCGAAGATAGCTCAAATGAATAGGTAGAAAACTTTTTTCTCCTCTAGTTGGCAAAAATTGGCTTGTAAGTTTTCAGTATGTAGAATATTATGAATCAGGACCCATATCATTTTCAATGGGTTCAATTGGGGAACTTTTTAGTGGTTCCCTGATGTTCTGATTTACAACGTAACATGTTTATGTAGTAAAGAATCCAAATTAGATTGTTTTTCAGCACCAATTGCCAAGATCACTCTGCTATAATGCTGCTAATTATTTGAATCTCCTATATTGGAACTGCTAAACGTTTTGCTTCCCTTGGATACAAGAATTATCTTAAAAGTATTTGGGCTCAGTTGGACAAGTGCCAACTGGAAAGCTCAAATTCTAGATGAGGTTTAAAACAGAGAACAAAGTCTTTCCCATAAGTTAATAATGGTGGAGATGAGTTGCTGTTTCTGGTTAATTTTTTTCTCCACTTCAGGTGAGACTGCAACATACAAGTGAAGGGCAACGTTTAACAAAAACGCTATTGAGTTAAGCATCATGTGGCTGCACAAACTATCCTCCAGGTTGTATGCTGTGCTCTCTAATTTGTATGATGTGAAAAGTTAAATTTATGGGGGCACTCTGAATCATAGTGTATAAAGGCATCAGTGACATGTTTGTTGTACAATTTTTAACCGACGCACTTGTTAGTTGCACAAACTGCTATCTGGGTTCAATGTTGTGCTCTTCAATTCTATGGCTGTATGATATTTGCTATCAGTATTTGCCATCAGAGTAGTCATTCTGAATAGACTTGCAAagctccattgtaatctgtttCAGTTTGATAAAATGGTTAGTACTTAACTGACTGGAGCTTACTCAAAATCCACAAGGTTGGTTGGTATGACATCCTGGACGGTCTATCATCTTCTTGTGTCCATACATTTTACTTGACTAGTAGCTACAAGGCTTAAGAAATTTCGTCTTGGTAAAATGATTGAATAGGGTGACGCAGAAAATGTTAAGTGCAACATACTTGGTGAAAATTCACTCAGttaattgattggttcaaagtGGTTAATTGGTTTGATCCAGTTTCagttctaaaataaaattcattctATAGGGTAAGACCAGAACCGATGTTCCAGTCAATTACAGTCCCAATTGATACCCTAGGTGAGGACAACATCCCTTTTAATAAGTATACACTCTCATGGTGTGGACTGACCACATGTTAAATTCCAAAATGAGATTTAATGTATCACTTCATACTTAGGTATACACTatcatgtatgtccatgcactcTAGAATCGTCACTTGGTATTTGGCAGTCTCCCTTTTTTCAAAACTTGCTCCTTTGAGAAACATAGGTTGACTGAAAGTGTAGacggatttagatcctctccaattttTAATCGTGTAGTTCTTTATAACACGTAACATCTGTACAGTTTTAATATCAAACGGTTATAAAAGTTTGAGGCATTTGATGGATTAACatgaatttaaatttcaaaaaacttTTACAATCATCGAATTTTGAAAACATACAAGTGTCACATGCACAAAAATAATCGgacaagaatgaaaagagatGTATCAAACGGGGCCTTATCCTCCACGGTCTcccttctcttatttattttttatttttggtaccCTTGGGTTACTCAAATGTCTAGTGAGGGCAAGATCAAACTATTCAACTCCTCTATGGCGTAACATCGTATCCGACATGTATCCAACGATCAGAAAAGCTTTGACATAGAGTTCAAGATGATTGCACACAGTCCAAGGCATTTTTAGCCGTTAGATGCGCACAGGACACCATATTGACTGATGCGCCATAGAGGATCCATATCCACCAAACCTAACCTCCTTTTGTCTCCTTATTTTCCCACAGACGTCTTCGTTTCCGCGAATGAACCTTTTCTACAGTGCAATTCTTGGAACGCTCGTTCCCGAGGATACCGACCCACCACTTTTCTAATTCTAAGGAAATACGACGCGTTCCTGAGGATTAGGGACCGCGACTTTCCTATTTCCTTGGGAAGCCATGAGTTTGTGGCAAAATCATAGAAGGCCATTCATTACCTTCGTTACTTAAAATGGTCCCTCTGCTCACCGATAAACATCTAGGCGCTTCCCATGTTGACTTACACCCTACCTGCAGAGGCCATGGTCCAAATTCTTTGAAGAGGTACAGGGGAAAATTTTGGTTGGTTGAAGAAGTGCACGAAGACGTTAAACGTTCTCCATACAGAGAAAAAGATGGAATAGTTTGAAGCTCCTTCATGAAGGTGCGTTTATCTTTCTCTCTAGATTACCCAGGTGGGAATTCCTATATTCCTTTTGTTCTGTTAAgcagaattggggtttttttttactaaaatccTAAAAATTTTCTATTGCACTTATTACAAtttctttgaaatattttttgttggaaCAAATAAAGTTTCATCATCTTGTGTTGATCAATATGTGTGTATTAGTTAGACTTTTGATTAAAAAAGGCCTGATCATAGAAGCACTGtttctatccacacaatccccaattcaccctaaccatctgagCAACCCCCGGAtggataaaaatacaaaaagtgtTAATGTAGTTAATAGAGCACTAAGTTGTATATTTCTACCTATTAGTTAAGCAGGGGTTAGTGGGGTTgcttgtcattacaacttattTTTAGACCTTATTACAATATAGCTGTCACCTTATTACAATACAGCTGTCCTTTTGATCTACTCTCTccttcaccattttttttttctgtcactGTTTGGTAATCTGGTCGTGTTACAAAACGGAATTATGTGGATCATATGAGATGGATTGGACTGAGTAGTTTAACTTTCTGTATGCCTCATTCCAATTAGCGTTTCATACATAAAATCAGGTTGAGTGGGGTTTGTTGCATGTTGTGTCAGTAGGATTTTTCCCCTCACATTCAGTGATCTTCAAATTGCCATCTAtggtttggtaacgtttcttaTAGATAGGCTACAATATATCAGCAATTGAAAGTTCTATTCGCATATTAATTATGTTATTGATGTTGATACTAGATTTacattatttaaaattttgtaCACGGATTTGTTATTTGGGAAGTTCAGGATTTTATTTTGCTATAGAAATCTATTGCAATCaaggtttaagaaaaaaaaaaaatcagggtttAATAACACAGAATCAGGTATTACGTCAAGGCCGATATGGATTCGATCCTGATTGGCCAGAATAGGCCCAGATCGGACAGGAATAACCCTGGTTTTTATgtaaaacatttttcttttcctttttactCTTCATCCGTACCAACCAACTGATACGGTATCAACCAAGAATAGGGATCCATTAAGTTCGATACTACCAGTCTGACCCGATCGATATAGGCCAATTCAATTCCTCCAACCGTGATTGCAATGTATCACTTGGTGTTATTATGATATGAAGTTCTTTGTCTTTCCTTGCATCTTGCTTCAATCtgttaattttaaaatatttttatggtttattattattattattattattattctttttgttaatgatcagcaaaagaatatataagaaaaatgataaaaagttaCAAGCGATGAAAGAACGAAACATCATAGAAGAAtcttcccaccttcggcattgccatcaccaGGGAGACACCCAATCTACATGATAATTAAAATTAACAAAATCTAAACCTGGGCCTCATTTGAGCATCGCATCATACATCATTTAAAATAAACAGAGGAGGGGAGTTCCACCAAGAAGACATTCTCTTTGTAGCTGCATGCTTTGCCAACCTGTCTGCAACTACATTGACTTCCCTGTAATTATGTGAAATGTACCAAATAATGCTCTCTAATAATTTGCATAGAATATCCATTTCTGCTGAAATTTTCAtgaaattctattatttttaataCAACTGATCATAGACTGAGAGTCACTCTCTATCCAGAGTTTATTAATCCTCAAGTCATAAGAATGATGTAGACCTTTAAAAAGTTCCACAAACTCAGCCTTGAAATTTGTTCCCAGACCTTCAAATTTTGAATAACATCTTATAGTAGCTCCTCTGCTATCCCTAAAAATACCTCCAGCCCCACAGAGACCTAGATTACCTAGAGAACTATCATCAATATTCAGCTTTATATAATCTATAGGAGGGTAACACCAATATATCTCATCAATCTTCCTAGTCGAGGATCTCATTGCAGACTCCTGGATTTTCTTTGAGATAATCAGATCAGTTACTTCTCCAAATCTTCCAACTCACATTAAAGAAGAGGTGGTGAAGGATGCTTTAGCTAGGCCTCGTTATAGTTTCTATAGTGGCTGTTGAGCGCCCTTGTTGATGGCAAGGCCGAAGGTGAGGGTTTTAGCTCTTTAGTTCTTTTTTGTTGATTGTggtccttttgttctttttttttgttttttgtttttattttttttaataaaattcagaTTTTTTGCAGAAAAAAGTAACCGAACTAGTGGAGGCGATCTCCTGGAGTTCACGGATATCGCCTTCATCACCCGAGAAGGACCGCGAGATAGGTTCTCATAGTGGTGTTTGCTTCTTTCCACCCAGATTTGGTAAGGAACCAAAATAACCTTTGGAATCCACAAATCCTTCAGAGGAACCACCTTGgcctttctcttccaccaatAAAAAAGTTCTTCAATTGAGGGGAAACCCTCCCATCTTTGGTTGAAGAGGCTCAAAACTTCCAACCAAACCTTAATTGAGAAACaacatttcaaaaaattatggTTAGAAGACTCACAAAAATAGAGATTGCACCGTGAGACCATTAGTTAGAAAATTATGGTTTATTTTCTATTCTCTCTATTGATGTTCTTAACTGAACATGGAATAAATCATATATCGTTGTAATTTTTTCCATTCTTGGTTTCTAATGAAAAGTTTATCGATTCTATTAttctttatatattttcaaacaatttcttttttgtttgttcGTTAACAGGTTCTACTACATTTAAGGGTGATATTGAAATTCTCATATTGGTCTAAGTCTTTTTGGAGCACATAAGGTGGAAATGATTGGTATTTATCTGCTAAAGTTTCCACAACATTTTTGCAAATGGGCCTGCATCAATTTAGTGTGTGGTAAAACTGATCTGATTTGTAAAGAAATTGCCTAAACTTAGCTACCAGgttacaaaaagaagaaaagaatatttgaaaacatgGATGGTTTTGAAGGATCGAAGATTGATATGGATATTTGGATATTCTTTTTGAAGTCTTCTACAGCCATTTTTCTGCATGGGTTTTCTGCTTCTTCGCACCTAATTTTGTTATTAGTTCTACCAATTTCTTGGGCTTGCAAGAGATACACGATACAAAcccttgaaaattcaaaaccaacTCTGAAGAATACGTACTTTTTATACTATTGGGTAGCTCTTATATCCTGCATGTGTCTGTCTTTTTGTGACATTCTCCTATGCGGGTCAAACTACCTCTCTGGGTATAGATATGGTTGGTCTGATCTAAAGATTGCTGCCCAATTGGATTTTGCATTTAGAACACTCACTTGGTTTATGATCTCTGCTTACTTGCACATCCAATTTTCTCATTCAAGTGAGCGCAAGTTCCCTATTATATTGAGGATTTGGTGGGCCTTCAACTTCTTAATGTCTTGTTCCTATCTTGTTATACATCTTTGTTTATATTGGAAACACTTTCCCTTACCAATCCTGCTATGTTTTTCTGATGTTATATCAATTCTTGCTGGTTTATCCATTTGTTACATTGGTATGTTTGGCAAAGTacgagaagatgaagatttccATCATTTGGAGCCTCTTTTGAAAAGTAGTTCCAATCGAAACAATGAAGATGACAGCCAAGGATCAAGTGTCAATGCGAAGAATGTAACTTCTTATGCAAATGCCAATTTTCTTAGTATTTTTACTTTTGCTTGGATGGGTCCATTGGTTGCACTCGGGTATAAAAAAACATTGGATCTGGAAGACATCCCTCAACTTGCGAGTTATGATAGTGCCAGTAAGGTCTTttcttgttttagaaacaaaatcGAATCTGATGGTAATAGCTGTGGTAATGACAGTCAACTAAGCACCCTCAAGCTGGTGA
Coding sequences within:
- the LOC122064945 gene encoding BURP domain-containing protein 16-like, which produces MCSSIVYGRPPPTLLTCLPGTAKVEVVDQQLMARDQKLKALKVIFLETQNWMKQVYDKKLKEREFDVGDWGSQSENAFIQYWEEHIGLPHLPHWLVAKASLLSPHHVAVFMKLVEKNELASNLRSFCKQANIDCSTNALVKKTTGCTSLPPVALWNEAKVKYDFPNETPQSIASQGGLPYFRKSMVKEGSVMPIPDLRDPMSYKSFLLRSIASKMPFSVAHIEEWKKLFGVEDESNMDEYIQDTLEICEKSPIQGEKRTCATSAEDLIDFVVKELGHYAHLWSTESVEGSYENVTIGVVKLIYGNLSESPALCHSQSFIFQVYYCHVIQKVRVYAVDIHARKTVNRAIMACHYDTSTWNPNHLAFKLLGLGSGQIEICHWINENGIVWTKT